The proteins below are encoded in one region of Methanobrevibacter thaueri:
- a CDS encoding archaeosine tRNA-ribosyltransferase: MIKKFEIKSHDGPGRIGKVDGKLTPRLFSRDELKIAPSEGSAYNIDREIAEFNVRETIRLAEENVDECDIAVIQGSKYIDLRIECLKKLEEIGYNGFIIANGDSLLTNSRDLVELVVTLKKEAKKNSYFIFPFTETSFMPILTYMGIDGFLTDSANYYSHLNVLQTPTKAYDLNAYPIYEDLTQEELENKNLKIMEFVIREIHAHMKNRSLRNLVEERSGTTPQNVSTLKILDRNHMDYLLEYTQLF; encoded by the coding sequence ATGATAAAAAAATTTGAAATCAAATCACATGACGGACCTGGAAGAATCGGCAAGGTTGACGGGAAACTGACCCCAAGACTATTTTCAAGAGACGAATTGAAAATCGCTCCAAGTGAAGGTTCAGCATATAACATTGACCGTGAAATCGCAGAATTTAATGTTAGGGAAACAATAAGGCTTGCAGAAGAAAACGTGGATGAATGCGACATCGCAGTTATCCAAGGATCAAAATACATTGACTTAAGAATCGAATGCCTTAAAAAACTTGAGGAAATTGGATACAACGGATTCATCATAGCTAACGGGGACAGCCTGCTCACCAATTCAAGAGATCTCGTTGAACTTGTTGTGACACTGAAAAAAGAAGCCAAGAAAAACAGTTATTTCATTTTCCCATTTACCGAAACATCATTCATGCCAATATTGACATATATGGGCATTGACGGATTTTTAACTGATTCCGCTAACTATTACAGCCATTTGAATGTTCTTCAAACCCCAACAAAGGCCTATGACCTGAATGCATATCCTATTTATGAGGATCTCACACAGGAGGAACTGGAAAACAAGAATCTTAAGATCATGGAATTCGTCATAAGGGAAATCCATGCTCATATGAAAAACAGGTCATTGAGAAATCTTGTGGAAGAGAGGTCAGGCACCACTCCTCAAAATGTCTCAACATTAAAAATACTTGACAGGAATCATATGGATTACCTGCTTGAATACACACAGCTATTCTAA
- the hdrC gene encoding CoB--CoM heterodisulfide reductase subunit C codes for MSIINRLKSMFTGDNEESDVNDDVINTSDDVQVTSSKTETETVVAEEETVAVAEEAAVEESEDSVEDLASEDIDPIEEKVEALKEEIHEKVEAKKEEIHEKAETVKEEIHENVEAKKDAIEAKEDSNNNDKERDKMTLLTDKELLTDANRDPDFTAEFIDAGIETVQHCFQCGTCSGGCPSGRRTPYKVRQIVRKCLLGLKEEVITDDALWMCTTCYTCQERCLRSVKIVEIIKKARNIAAHAGYMAKPHKMTGVFVMNTGHGVPINDATKALRTKIGLPEIPPTTHAYPEALAEVQKICKITGFDELIGYDEETGGLKE; via the coding sequence ATGTCTATAATAAATCGATTAAAATCCATGTTTACTGGAGACAATGAAGAAAGTGACGTCAACGACGATGTAATAAACACATCTGATGATGTCCAAGTTACATCTTCAAAAACAGAAACTGAAACTGTCGTTGCTGAGGAAGAAACAGTTGCAGTAGCTGAGGAAGCAGCTGTGGAAGAATCAGAAGACAGTGTTGAAGATTTAGCTTCTGAAGACATCGATCCTATAGAGGAAAAAGTTGAAGCCCTCAAGGAAGAAATCCATGAGAAGGTTGAGGCTAAAAAAGAAGAAATTCATGAAAAAGCTGAAACTGTCAAGGAAGAAATCCATGAGAATGTTGAGGCTAAAAAAGATGCTATAGAGGCTAAAGAAGATTCAAATAACAATGATAAAGAGAGAGATAAAATGACTTTATTGACTGATAAAGAATTATTAACTGATGCAAATCGTGACCCAGATTTCACTGCTGAATTTATTGACGCAGGAATTGAAACTGTACAACACTGTTTCCAATGTGGTACCTGTAGTGGAGGATGCCCATCTGGAAGAAGAACTCCGTACAAAGTAAGACAAATTGTCAGAAAATGTTTACTTGGTTTAAAAGAAGAAGTTATCACTGATGACGCTTTATGGATGTGTACTACCTGTTACACTTGCCAAGAAAGATGTCTCAGAAGTGTTAAAATTGTGGAAATTATCAAAAAAGCACGTAACATCGCAGCTCACGCTGGTTACATGGCAAAACCTCACAAAATGACTGGTGTATTTGTAATGAATACCGGTCACGGTGTACCTATTAACGATGCTACTAAAGCTTTAAGAACCAAAATTGGACTTCCAGAAATTCCACCAACAACTCACGCTTACCCTGAAGCATTAGCTGAAGTACAAAAAATATGTAAAATTACCGGATTTGACGAATTAATCGGTTATGATGAAGAAACCGGTGGATTAAAAGAATAG
- the hdrB gene encoding CoB--CoM heterodisulfide reductase subunit B encodes MEIAYFLGCIMNNRYPGVEKATRKLFEALDINLIDMEGASCCPAPGVFGSFDEETWATIAARNLTIAEDIGADIMTECNGCFGSLFECNHMLQESEEKKAEINANLAEIGREYKGTVNVKHFAQILRDDVGFEKLASLIEKPLDLNVAVHYGCHFLKPTKTIGIEEQAENPSILDDLVEITGAKSVDYKDKMMCCGAGGGLRSRDLDVTTSFTKEKLDHMTEAGVDAIVNVCPFCHLQFDQGQIEVNERYGTDFALPVFHLAQLYGLAMGLSPEELTFDAQRIDATPAIKKALGE; translated from the coding sequence ATGGAAATTGCATACTTCTTAGGTTGTATTATGAACAACCGTTACCCTGGTGTTGAAAAAGCTACCAGAAAATTATTCGAAGCATTAGACATTAACTTAATTGATATGGAAGGAGCATCATGTTGCCCTGCTCCAGGTGTATTCGGATCTTTCGATGAAGAAACCTGGGCTACTATCGCAGCTCGTAACTTAACTATTGCTGAAGACATCGGTGCTGACATTATGACCGAATGTAACGGATGTTTCGGTTCATTATTCGAATGTAACCACATGTTACAAGAAAGTGAAGAGAAAAAAGCTGAAATTAACGCTAACTTAGCTGAAATCGGCAGGGAATACAAAGGAACTGTTAACGTAAAACACTTCGCTCAAATTTTAAGAGACGATGTTGGATTCGAAAAATTAGCTTCCTTAATCGAAAAACCTTTAGACTTAAACGTTGCTGTACACTACGGCTGCCACTTCTTAAAACCTACCAAAACTATTGGTATTGAAGAACAAGCAGAAAACCCATCCATCTTAGATGACCTTGTAGAAATTACAGGTGCTAAATCTGTAGACTACAAAGACAAAATGATGTGCTGTGGTGCTGGTGGAGGTTTAAGATCCAGAGATTTAGATGTAACTACCAGTTTCACTAAAGAAAAACTCGATCACATGACCGAAGCAGGCGTTGATGCTATTGTTAACGTATGTCCTTTCTGCCACTTACAATTTGACCAAGGTCAAATCGAAGTTAACGAAAGATACGGAACTGACTTCGCATTACCGGTATTCCACTTAGCTCAATTATACGGATTAGCTATGGGATTATCCCCTGAAGAATTAACTTTCGATGCTCAAAGAATTGACGCAACACCTGCTATTAAAAAAGCTTTAGGTGAATAG
- a CDS encoding DUF749 domain-containing protein, whose amino-acid sequence MFVATLDGIFKYCDLPEEYEPYVQFKATIDKRELKPDDELAILNIAGTSTHHVLFLDSYKSTSEIEAELKDADAKINHTTLKIIGGHL is encoded by the coding sequence ATGTTTGTAGCAACATTAGATGGTATATTTAAATATTGCGACCTTCCAGAAGAATATGAACCTTATGTTCAATTCAAAGCAACTATCGATAAAAGAGAACTCAAACCTGATGACGAATTGGCAATTTTAAACATTGCGGGCACTTCCACTCATCACGTTTTATTCTTAGACTCCTATAAGAGCACCAGTGAAATTGAAGCAGAATTAAAAGATGCTGACGCTAAAATAAATCACACAACTTTAAAAATTATAGGTGGACATTTATGA
- a CDS encoding DUF2096 domain-containing protein, with translation MSLPSEQNWLVLHHLITDLNQKGYEIPKGINPEMGLIRSSISSYKRDPSHPDLINSLAKAEMSLNNIQGTLLTIAEEEGEEYTDHWLDLLKQAMKGEEVFEFADSRSRFLANTPPGLTTGRINLRVPLAEERVQEIAEWNGLIIEFDDDVTVELHGDKKDLQFGLKEMGSFFLEG, from the coding sequence ATGAGCTTACCCTCTGAACAAAATTGGTTAGTTCTTCATCATCTCATCACTGATTTGAATCAGAAAGGATATGAGATTCCAAAAGGAATTAACCCGGAGATGGGATTGATCAGATCATCCATCAGCTCTTACAAAAGAGACCCTTCCCATCCGGATTTGATTAATAGTTTGGCTAAAGCTGAAATGTCTTTAAATAATATTCAAGGAACTCTTTTGACAATAGCTGAAGAGGAAGGAGAAGAATATACTGACCATTGGCTTGATTTGTTAAAGCAAGCGATGAAAGGCGAGGAAGTTTTTGAGTTTGCAGATTCAAGGTCAAGGTTCCTGGCGAATACTCCTCCTGGATTGACAACCGGTAGAATCAATTTAAGGGTTCCCTTGGCTGAAGAAAGAGTTCAGGAAATTGCAGAATGGAATGGTCTAATCATCGAGTTTGACGATGATGTGACCGTTGAATTACACGGTGATAAGAAGGATCTCCAATTTGGATTGAAAGAAATGGGGTCTTTCTTTTTAGAAGGATAA
- a CDS encoding metallophosphoesterase family protein produces MTKILAISDVHGEENENLYTYLNNNDIDLVLILGDITDFGPLDFVETFINKVADCNVDVIAIPGNCDPNGICNAINDVAFCLHNNIIAYGDAILFGFGGSNPTPFDTPGEMDDDKIYRQVYDLLANYDYVYNSDIPKVKILATHAPPFNTAADRVENGEHVGSPGILKSIHEFEPQINLCGHIHEAKSLSKIGKTTDVANPGMLKDNGAVLIDIIDGSNYDINIISLDE; encoded by the coding sequence ATGACTAAAATATTAGCTATTAGTGATGTTCACGGCGAAGAAAATGAAAATTTATATACTTATCTGAACAATAACGATATCGATTTAGTTTTAATCTTAGGTGATATTACAGACTTTGGACCATTGGATTTTGTGGAAACATTCATAAATAAGGTAGCTGATTGTAATGTTGATGTAATAGCTATTCCAGGTAATTGTGACCCTAACGGAATCTGTAATGCCATTAATGACGTTGCATTCTGTCTCCACAATAATATCATAGCCTATGGTGACGCTATACTGTTCGGTTTTGGAGGATCCAATCCGACTCCATTCGACACACCTGGTGAAATGGATGACGATAAAATCTACAGGCAAGTTTATGACTTGCTGGCCAATTATGATTATGTCTACAATTCAGACATTCCTAAGGTAAAGATTCTGGCTACTCACGCACCGCCTTTCAACACTGCGGCCGATAGGGTTGAAAACGGCGAACATGTTGGAAGTCCAGGAATCTTAAAGTCCATTCATGAATTTGAACCTCAAATCAACCTATGCGGACATATTCATGAGGCAAAATCTCTTAGTAAAATTGGAAAAACCACTGATGTGGCAAATCCAGGTATGCTGAAAGATAACGGAGCTGTTTTAATAGATATTATAGATGGCTCAAATTATGATATAAATATTATTTCATTAGATGAATAA